The genomic stretch AATCGTTCAACCAACTCCTTCCCACCATGCCATGGAATTCTCTCATGGTCAGTACAGCtgcattatttaattttatgcacCGATGTTAAATTTCATGTGTTTTGTTCTTACATTGAAGCTAATGTTTCAAGAGTTGCCATGTTTCTTGAtgtgttttctttcttgttttcatgGCATgcacatgtttttcttttcttttttccgtTCCCCTCACTCTTTTTGTGTTTATGTCTTTGGCTCTCTTGAAAAATCTCAGGATAGGATGATGAAGGAACTTCATTCAAATGGAAAAACCATGGAAGACATTGCAGAGGTTTTGAAACGTATTCCTATCCATCCCCAGGTCATCTCTGCTATTAAAGCAGCCCATGCTTTAGGGTAATACGCACACCTCATTCTcttaaattctttaatttccaggatgtatatatgtttttgcTAAGTAGATATTGAAGGATTTAATGATAATTTGTTTGCAGGTGTGAGTTGAGGATTGTAAGTGATGCAAACATGTTCTTCATCGAGACAATCCTGAAACATCTTGGATTGAAGGATTATTTCTCTGAAATCAACACGAACCCAGGTTTTGTCGATGAAGAAGGGAGGCTAAGCATCTCTCCTTACCATGATTTCACTCAATCTTCTCATGGTTGCAGTCTTTGCCCTCCGAACATGTGCAAGGTATGATATCGTCAGATATATCGACAAGACCAAAAtacttttctttgattttaggCATTAGAAAAGGCCATCCATATTGAAGTTTCCTAGAggattatatatttatcaaaataattataaataaaaagcaaaataagGTTGTTATCATGAAAGATTCGGGTAACttctgtttttcaaaaaatataaaaattaaatataaaatataaaaaatattttcaaacacacgGAGAGCGTTACTCAATTGGATCCAAAAGGTTTGGAACATATTTTCTGATTGGCATAATTCGTcacataaaaaactatttttggaTCCAATAATTAAGTCAATTTCTCATTTTATATATACCACGCCGGATATTTCTGCGATCCCACCACATGTATGATCTTGACatgtagtaaaaaaataatcacaattaatttgtcttttatATGTAGTGGGGTGAACATGTTTAATTTCAAAGCATGATATATtaggaaattaaaattttatatttttgcttaATTATGCTTTCTGTAAAATAGGGtcttatcattgaaagaatccAAGCTTCTATATCGAAGGAGGGAAGCAAGAAAATCATCTATCTTGGAGATGGTGCCGGCGATTATTGCCCGAGCTTGAAGCTTACAGAGGCAGACTACATGATGCCAAGGAAGAATTTCCCAGTGTGGGATCTAATTAGCAAAAATCCCTTGCTTATCAAGGCAGAAATCCATGAATGGAACGACGGCGCAGAGATGGAACGTGTTTTGCTCCAAATTATTGAGAGAATTTCCATGGAGGAGATCGATAGCAATTCTGCTAAGTTGTTCTCAGCTGATTGCAAGCTACAGACCATATCAATTGCTGGCCATGACGCCATGCCTCAAGCTCTCTCAGTTACTCAGTAGTTTGCCTAAAATGTCAGGTAAATCAATGGCAGCCCTACCAAGATaaccatttttgttttgttttgttcacaTCTTGGCTTTAACAAGAAGGATGTAAGATGGATCCGTAATATGATGAAGGAAgctttaaatttatagtttcttCAAACGTGTTCTTGCTGCTTGTGCCGTAAGTCCTGTTATCAGTAGGGCTGCAGGTCATAAACAAGTTTCCACAAGAAACACAAATCCCGCTAAGAATAGAAAATCAAGGGAAGAAATAGCTGATAATCCCGAGGCTTTGACCATTCTCCCTTGGACTCAGTGACTGCTGGTCTGCCCGCTAGTCTCCCCCATCTCGTGGAGAAGGAGAGTGCGAATTGGATCTTGATCTCCGTCGGGAGCAATAATCATCCTTCACACCACGATCTCTGtctcaatgaaaataaatacatataaaaggACTTCCGGGAAGATATTACTAAATCAATCGTGAACCTAGACACAAACACAGAAATCTGAAGCATGTCCGCTCCAGCACACAATAGACCTATCTGAATTTGTGGCCTCCATTTTGAAAGCAATTCCCACATGCTCATCCATTTAAATAAAAGATGGGACTTGTTTCTAGAGAAATGAATTTTCTACGTACTACTTCTTAGTTGAAAATCTAATTGATCAAAATATAACAGTTACCTGCACCTTTTCAGGGTTTCTGAACAAAATTATGATAGTTGCTTCAAACAATTGACAGTTGGGCTTCCTGTTGATCAGCATCCGATAACTTCATACTTTCTTACCATTTCAGTTCCCAGGTTacagaaacaagaaagaaagtcaCTAACAAgtaataacaatgaaaaaagttattgtttaaccagataaattttataaagacTTTCAATTACATATAAGATATAGACTAATTTCAAATTTAAGGATGTTGGGTATGATATTTTTCCAAACCTACATGTAATTGAGCCCAATGCACCTAATCTCTAAAAATTTTAGGTATAACATTTTGTCAGACCCACGTGCTTTTTGGCTCAGCACGTAGTTGAACGCAAAGGTGTTGTGTTTGTCATCTCACCAAACCCATTAGCATTTGGGCTTAGTAA from Populus alba chromosome 8, ASM523922v2, whole genome shotgun sequence encodes the following:
- the LOC118061060 gene encoding inorganic pyrophosphatase 2 — translated: MAAAIVVVFDFDKTIIDVDSDNWVIDELGFTESFNQLLPTMPWNSLMDRMMKELHSNGKTMEDIAEVLKRIPIHPQVISAIKAAHALGCELRIVSDANMFFIETILKHLGLKDYFSEINTNPGFVDEEGRLSISPYHDFTQSSHGCSLCPPNMCKGLIIERIQASISKEGSKKIIYLGDGAGDYCPSLKLTEADYMMPRKNFPVWDLISKNPLLIKAEIHEWNDGAEMERVLLQIIERISMEEIDSNSAKLFSADCKLQTISIAGHDAMPQALSVTQ